A genome region from Brassica oleracea var. oleracea cultivar TO1000 chromosome C2, BOL, whole genome shotgun sequence includes the following:
- the LOC106327369 gene encoding cyclin-dependent kinase G1 isoform X2 encodes MKSTFTSLTTNVTLTRKTSSKDQVNVVMSPEPVEAQGPGILNQDVDLTFARKTSSKDQGPVMSQELGEAQLRGVHPVDELEEGQLEEEQKVKQEASPVKKSRWETGLTSHKEELISHADDVVPKTSRWNRSSLSPECGELVVSEERQCNSSGSGSRHQSVEKLSGNEYSDNEYFSSDHDELEAEEPASPAQGGMNMLLGSRSVNGFQKLNKINEGTYGIVYRARDEKTKEIVALKKIKMKEDKYEEEYGFPLTSLREINILLSCNHPSIVNVKEVVVGGRNDSDVYMVMEHLEHDLKGLMERKKQPFSTSEVKCLMLQLLEGVHYLHTNWIIHRDLKPSNLLMNNSGELKICDFGMARQYGSPIKPYTQMVITQWYRPPELLLGAKQYSTAVDMWSIGCIMAELLSQKPLFPGKTELDQLQKIFAVLGTPTESIWPGFSSLPNAKAKFPTQSYNLLRKKFPAISFVGGQILSERGFDLLNGLLTLDPEKRLTVEEALNHSWFHEVPLPKSQDFMPTFPPRR; translated from the exons ATGAAATCTACTTTCACTAGTCTGACTACAAATGTGACTCTTACTAGGAAGACTTCTTCAAAGGATCAGGTCAACGTTGTGATGTCACCAGAACCTGTTGAAGCTCAGGGGCCTGGGATACTTAATCAGGATGTTGATTTAACTTTTGCTAGGAAGACTTCTTCAAAGGATCAGGGGCCTGTGATGTCACAAGAACTTGGTGAAGCTCAGCTGCGTGGGGTGCATCCTGTTGATGAATTGGAGGAGGGTCAGTTGGAGGAAGAACAGAAGGTGAAGCAGGAGGCATCACCTGTTAAGAAATCTAGATGGGAGACGGGTTTAACTTCCCACAAAGAGGAGTTAATATCTCATGCTGACGATGTTGTTCCCAAGACCAGTAGATGGAACAGGAGCAGTTTGAGTCCGGAGTGTGGTGAGTTAGTGGTGTCTGAAGAACGGCAATGCAATTCGTCCGGGTCTGGCAGTAGGCATCAAAGCGTAGAGAAGCTTAGCGGTAATGAATATTCTGATAATGAGTATTTTAGTTCTGATCATGATGAGTTGGAAGCTGAAGAACCAGCTTCTCCAGCTCAGGGAGGGATGAACATGCTACTCGGTAGCAGGTCTGTGAATGGGTTTCAGAAGCTAAACAAGATAAACGAAGGTACATACGGTATTGTATATAGAGCGAGGGATGAGAAAACCAAGGAGATTGTGGCACTCAAAAAGATCAAGATGAAGGAAGACAAGTACGAAGAAGAGTACGGATTCCCTTTGACGTCTCTGAGGGAAATCAACATACTTTTGTCATGCAATCACCCTTCCATAGTGAACGTGAAGGAGGTTGTGGTAGGAGGGAGAAACGACAGCGATGTGTACATGGTCATGGAGCACTTGGAACACGACTTGAAGGGCTTGATGGAAAGAAAGAAACAGCCTTTTAGCACCAGCGAGGTCAAGTGCTTGATGTTGCAGCTACTGGAGGGTGTGCACTACCTTCACACGAACTGGATCATCCACAGGGATCTGAAGCCGTCTAATCTCCTGATGAACAACAGTGGGGAGTTGAAGATTTGTGATTTTGGTATGGCGCGACAGTACGGTAGCCCTATCAAGCCTTACACGCAGATGGTTATTACTCAGTGGTACAGACCACCTGAGCTTCTTCTAGGAGCGAAGCAGTACTCTACGGCTGTTGATATGTGGTCAATAGGTTGCATCATGGCGGAACTCTTGTCTCAAAAGCCTTTGTTCCCTGGCAAGACTGAACTTGACCAACTACAAAAG ATCTTTGCAGTCCTTGGAACACCAACCGAGTCAATCTGGCCTGGATTCTCATCGTTACCTAATGCTAAAGCCAAGTTTCCCACACAATC GTACAATTTGTTGCGTAAGAAGTTTCCAGCTATATCATTTGTAGGCGGTCAAATACTTTCAGAACGTGGATTTGACTTGCTGAATGGTTTACTGACTTTGGATCCTGAGAAACGTCTAACAGTGGAGGAAGCTCTCAACCATAGTTGGTTTCACGAAGTGCCTCTCCCAAAGTCCCAAGACTTCATGCCTACATTTCCTCCAAGGCGTTAG
- the LOC106327369 gene encoding cyclin-dependent kinase G1 isoform X1 — MAAGGGVDVSRSSLSVKKDYDFYRNGDGERRRQTKRPNEQDLRRSDVRSSRSLFASEKGEEGQRPPEKRRKFSPILWDVEDKVAKAPSREKMKSTFTSLTTNVTLTRKTSSKDQVNVVMSPEPVEAQGPGILNQDVDLTFARKTSSKDQGPVMSQELGEAQLRGVHPVDELEEGQLEEEQKVKQEASPVKKSRWETGLTSHKEELISHADDVVPKTSRWNRSSLSPECGELVVSEERQCNSSGSGSRHQSVEKLSGNEYSDNEYFSSDHDELEAEEPASPAQGGMNMLLGSRSVNGFQKLNKINEGTYGIVYRARDEKTKEIVALKKIKMKEDKYEEEYGFPLTSLREINILLSCNHPSIVNVKEVVVGGRNDSDVYMVMEHLEHDLKGLMERKKQPFSTSEVKCLMLQLLEGVHYLHTNWIIHRDLKPSNLLMNNSGELKICDFGMARQYGSPIKPYTQMVITQWYRPPELLLGAKQYSTAVDMWSIGCIMAELLSQKPLFPGKTELDQLQKIFAVLGTPTESIWPGFSSLPNAKAKFPTQSYNLLRKKFPAISFVGGQILSERGFDLLNGLLTLDPEKRLTVEEALNHSWFHEVPLPKSQDFMPTFPPRR, encoded by the exons ATGGCGGCAGGGGGAGGAGTTGACGTCTCTAGAAGTTCTCTTTCCGTCAAAAAAGACTACGACTTTTACAGGAACGGTGATGGTGAGAGGCGTCGTCAAACCAAACGGCCTAACGAGCAAGATCTCAGGAGGAGTGATGTTCGTAGTAGCCGATCACTGTTCGCTTCTGAGAAAGGGGAGGAGGGTCAGAGACCCCCTGAGAAAAGGAGGAAGTTTTCACCGATCTTGTGGGACGTAGAAGATAAAGTGGCTAAAGCTCCGTCTAGGGAGAAGATGAAATCTACTTTCACTAGTCTGACTACAAATGTGACTCTTACTAGGAAGACTTCTTCAAAGGATCAGGTCAACGTTGTGATGTCACCAGAACCTGTTGAAGCTCAGGGGCCTGGGATACTTAATCAGGATGTTGATTTAACTTTTGCTAGGAAGACTTCTTCAAAGGATCAGGGGCCTGTGATGTCACAAGAACTTGGTGAAGCTCAGCTGCGTGGGGTGCATCCTGTTGATGAATTGGAGGAGGGTCAGTTGGAGGAAGAACAGAAGGTGAAGCAGGAGGCATCACCTGTTAAGAAATCTAGATGGGAGACGGGTTTAACTTCCCACAAAGAGGAGTTAATATCTCATGCTGACGATGTTGTTCCCAAGACCAGTAGATGGAACAGGAGCAGTTTGAGTCCGGAGTGTGGTGAGTTAGTGGTGTCTGAAGAACGGCAATGCAATTCGTCCGGGTCTGGCAGTAGGCATCAAAGCGTAGAGAAGCTTAGCGGTAATGAATATTCTGATAATGAGTATTTTAGTTCTGATCATGATGAGTTGGAAGCTGAAGAACCAGCTTCTCCAGCTCAGGGAGGGATGAACATGCTACTCGGTAGCAGGTCTGTGAATGGGTTTCAGAAGCTAAACAAGATAAACGAAGGTACATACGGTATTGTATATAGAGCGAGGGATGAGAAAACCAAGGAGATTGTGGCACTCAAAAAGATCAAGATGAAGGAAGACAAGTACGAAGAAGAGTACGGATTCCCTTTGACGTCTCTGAGGGAAATCAACATACTTTTGTCATGCAATCACCCTTCCATAGTGAACGTGAAGGAGGTTGTGGTAGGAGGGAGAAACGACAGCGATGTGTACATGGTCATGGAGCACTTGGAACACGACTTGAAGGGCTTGATGGAAAGAAAGAAACAGCCTTTTAGCACCAGCGAGGTCAAGTGCTTGATGTTGCAGCTACTGGAGGGTGTGCACTACCTTCACACGAACTGGATCATCCACAGGGATCTGAAGCCGTCTAATCTCCTGATGAACAACAGTGGGGAGTTGAAGATTTGTGATTTTGGTATGGCGCGACAGTACGGTAGCCCTATCAAGCCTTACACGCAGATGGTTATTACTCAGTGGTACAGACCACCTGAGCTTCTTCTAGGAGCGAAGCAGTACTCTACGGCTGTTGATATGTGGTCAATAGGTTGCATCATGGCGGAACTCTTGTCTCAAAAGCCTTTGTTCCCTGGCAAGACTGAACTTGACCAACTACAAAAG ATCTTTGCAGTCCTTGGAACACCAACCGAGTCAATCTGGCCTGGATTCTCATCGTTACCTAATGCTAAAGCCAAGTTTCCCACACAATC GTACAATTTGTTGCGTAAGAAGTTTCCAGCTATATCATTTGTAGGCGGTCAAATACTTTCAGAACGTGGATTTGACTTGCTGAATGGTTTACTGACTTTGGATCCTGAGAAACGTCTAACAGTGGAGGAAGCTCTCAACCATAGTTGGTTTCACGAAGTGCCTCTCCCAAAGTCCCAAGACTTCATGCCTACATTTCCTCCAAGGCGTTAG
- the LOC106318731 gene encoding 4-coumarate--CoA ligase-like 9, which yields MEKTKKSNHSRTIDLLSGYDQRTGIYHSLRSSLSLPPIDQPLSASEYVLSLLGTSSPPATAGKNIESLTYLVNANSGESLTYGELLRKVRSLAATLRERFTSGDVAFILSPASLHVPVVYLALMSIGVVISPANPIGSEVEVSHQVEVSKPVIAFATSETVNKLRSGSFPLGVVLIDSPEFLSWLTKPELDNPIPVRVNQTDTAAILFSSGTTGKVKGVLLTHRNVIASTAVSHQRAVNDPVDYDRVGLFPLPLFHVFGFAMMIRAISLGEKLVLLGRFELEAMMKAVEKYKVTGMPVSPPLIVALVKSELTRKYDLSSLRSLGCGGAPLGKDIAERFKRKFPGVDIVQGYGLTESTGQAAATSGPEEMVRYGSVGRISENMEAKIVDPSTGEALPPGKNGELWLRGPVIMKGYVENEKATAETLDQEGWLKTGDLCYIDHEGFLYIVDRLKELIKYKAYQVPPVELEQILQSNPDVVDAAVVPFPDEDAGEIPMAFIVRKPGSNLNEAQIIDFVAKQVAPYKKVRRVAFINAIPKNPAGKILRRGLTKIAVDGNKSKL from the exons ATGGAGAAGACGAAGAAGAGCAACCACAGCCGTACGATTGACCTTCTCTCCGGCTACGATCAACGGACAGGAATCTACCACAGCCTTCGCTCCTCTCTCTCCTTACCTCCCATCGACCAACCTCTCTCCGCATCCGAGTACGTCCTCTCCCTCCTCGGCACCTCCTCGCCGCCCGCCACCGCCGGAAAAAACATTGAATCCCTTACTTACCTCGTCAACGCGAACTCCGGCGAGAGTCTAACTTACGGAGAGCTTCTCCGTAAGGTTCGCTCTCTCGCTGCGACTCTCCGGGAGCGGTTTACCTCCGGAGACGTCGCGTTTATCCTCTCCCCGGCTTCGCTGCACGTTCCGGTGGTTTATTTAGCTTTAATGTCGATCGGAGTTGTGATCTCTCCGGCGAATCCGATCGGATCTGAGGTGGAGGTGAGTCACCAAGTCGAAGTCAGCAAACCGGTGATCGCCTTCGCCACGTCGGAGACCGTTAATAAACTCCGTTCCGGTTCATTCCCTCTCGGAGTCGTTTTAATTGACTCTCCCGAGTTTCTCTCCTGGTTAACTAAACCGGAATTGGATAATCCGATTCCGGTTCGGGTTAACCAAACCGACACTGCAGCGATTCTCTTCTCGTCCGGGACCACGGGGAAAGTCAAAGGCGTTCTCCTCACTCACCGCAACGTAATCGCGTCAACGGCTGTCTCTCACCAACGAGCGGTCAACGATCCCGTTGACTACGACCGCGTTGGACTCTTCCCTCTGCCGTTATTCCACGTGTTCGGCTTCGCGATGATGATCAGAGCCATCTCGCTAGGAGAGAAGCTTGTGCTTCTCGGGAGGTTTGAGCTCGAGGCGATGATGAAGGCCGTGGAGAAGTATAAGGTCACTGGTATGCCTGTTTCTCCGCCGTTGATCGTGGCGTTGGTTAAGTCGGAGCTGACGAGGAAGTACGATCTTAGTTCGTTGCGTTCGTTAGGATGCGGCGGTGCTCCGCTTGGTAAAGATATCGCCGAGAGGTTTAAGCGGAAGTTCCCAGGCGTTGACATTGTTCAG GGCTATGGCTTGACGGAGAGTACTGGGCAAGCAGCGGCGACGTCTGGACCAGAAGAGATGGTTAGATACGGATCGGTTGGTCGTATATCTGAGAATATGGAAGCGAAAATCGTAGATCCATCCACCGGAGAAGCATTACCACCGGGGAAGAACGGTGAGCTTTGGCTCCGAGGACCAGTCATCATGAAAG GTTATGTGGAGAATGAGAAAGCAACTGCTGAGACGTTAGATCAAGAAGGGTGGTTAAAGACTGGTGATCTTTGTTACATTGATCATGAAGGGTTTTTATATATTGTTGATCGGCTAAAAGAACTTATCAAATATAAGGCTTATCAG GTCCCACCGGTAGAATTGGAGCAGATTCTTCAGTCGAATCCGGACGTGGTTGATGCTGCAGTTGTTCC GTTTCCGGACGAGGATGCCGGAGAGATTCCAATGGCTTTCATAGTGAGAAAACCAGGAAGCAATCTCAACGAAGCTCAAATCATTGACTTTGTAGCTAAACAA GTTGCTCCGTATAAGAAAGTAAGAAGAGTTGCTTTCATAAACGCGATTCCCAAAAACCCTGCTGGCAAGATTCTGCGTCGGGGGCTTACTAAAATCGCCGTGGATGGCAACAAGTCTAAGCTTTGA
- the LOC106326490 gene encoding gibberellin-regulated protein 1-like, with the protein MAISKAFIASLLISLLVLQLVEADVEVSNKKNGPYGPKIDCGTACIARCRLSSRPNLCHRACGTCCTTCNCVPPGTYGNYDKCKCYAGLTTHGGRRKCP; encoded by the exons ATGGCAATTTCAAAAGCTTTTATTGCTTCTCTTCTCATATCTCTTCTTGTTCTCCAACTCGTCGAGGCAGACGTG GAAGTCTCAAACAAAAAGAATGGGCCTTACGGCCCTAAGATTG ATTGTGGAACTGCGTGTATAGCACGGTGCAGGCTCTCAAGTAGACCGAACCTTTGCCACAGAGCGTGCGGGACTTGCTGCACCACGTGCAACTGTGTGCCACCAGGCACGTACGGAAACTACGACAAGTGCAAGTGCTACGCCGGCCTCACCACCCACGGTGGTCGCCGCAAGTGCCCTTAA
- the LOC106324671 gene encoding heat stress transcription factor B-4b-like: MAEKVSARGSSSSSPKVIPMARKVKEYYRYPAMEAFHKGCVRRYFADVLYEMVDDPSTDSIVSWSQDGSSFIFWNQDKFCSDVLPKFGLSTSPTFFVRLTNIYLFRKVEESEHCEYAHDYFVRGKPELTVEIERQFKERGAPIKLAIKPHEPAYKESRERIRAFMLAKKAARSLSLKEMGTNQ; encoded by the exons ATGGCTGAAAAGGTTAGCGCAAGGGGATCATCATCATCATCACCGAAAG TGATTCCGATGGCTAGGAAGGTTAAAGAGTACTACCGTTATCCGGCCATGGAAGCTTTTCACAAAGGATGTGTCCGCCGTTATTTTGCTGACGTGTTGTATGAGATGGTGGATGATCCTTCAACGGATTCGATCGTGTCGTGGAGCCAAGACGGATCGAGTTTTATCTTCTGGAATCAGGACAAGTTTTGCAGCGATGTTCTTCCCAAGTTTGGGCTTAGCACGTCTCCAACGTTCTTTGTCCGCCTTACAAACATCTAT CTCTTCCGGAAAGTTGAGGAGTCTGAGCACTGCGAATACGCACACGATTACTTTGTGAGAGGCAAACCTGAGCTTACGGTGGAGATTGAGAGGCAGTTCAAGGAAAGGGGTGCTCCAATTAAGCTTGCCATCAAGCCACATGAACCGGCTTACAAGGAGAGTAGGGAGAGAATTAGGGCTTTCATGCTCGCCAAGAAAGCCGCCAGGAGTCTATCTCTTAAGGAAATGGGGACCAACCAGTAA